One segment of Synechococcus sp. MU1617 DNA contains the following:
- a CDS encoding NnrU family protein, translating into MASTHHSSVVMLVLLILFAVIHSGGAALRSRAEAVIGARAWRLIFAAASIPSAVVVIGWFLAHRYDGVRLWNLQGVPGVIPLVWIGTAISFLFLYPATYNLLEIPAVLKPQVRLYATGIIRISRHPQAIGQILWCLTHALWIGSSFMLVTCVGLIGHHLFAVWHGDRRLKARFGEAFEELKASTSIVPFAAVLDGRQQLQWQEFIRPAQLGIAIAVGVFWWAHRFIPTAAELMRNSALQNLLG; encoded by the coding sequence ATGGCCTCCACCCACCACAGCAGCGTCGTGATGCTGGTGCTGCTGATCCTGTTTGCAGTGATTCACAGCGGTGGGGCTGCGCTGCGCAGCCGGGCTGAAGCCGTGATCGGAGCACGGGCCTGGCGTCTGATCTTCGCGGCGGCCAGCATTCCCTCGGCCGTTGTGGTGATCGGATGGTTTCTGGCCCATCGCTACGACGGAGTTCGGCTGTGGAATCTCCAGGGCGTGCCTGGGGTGATTCCGCTCGTCTGGATCGGAACCGCCATCAGCTTCCTCTTCCTCTATCCAGCCACCTACAACTTGCTGGAGATCCCGGCGGTGTTGAAACCGCAGGTGCGTCTTTACGCCACAGGGATCATCCGCATCAGCCGCCATCCCCAGGCCATCGGGCAAATTCTCTGGTGCCTCACCCACGCCCTCTGGATCGGCAGCAGCTTCATGCTGGTGACCTGCGTGGGCCTGATCGGCCATCACCTCTTTGCCGTCTGGCATGGCGACCGGCGCCTGAAGGCCCGCTTCGGCGAGGCCTTTGAAGAGCTCAAGGCCAGTACCTCAATCGTGCCCTTCGCTGCGGTGCTGGATGGACGTCAGCAGCTGCAGTGGCAGGAATTCATCCGACCGGCGCAACTGGGCATCGCCATCGCCGTCGGCGTGTTCTGGTGGGCCCATCGCTTCATTCCGACGGCTGCCGAATTGATGCGCAATTCAGCACTCCAGAACCTGCTGGGCTGA
- a CDS encoding NAD(P)H-quinone oxidoreductase subunit 5 has product MPSAEELAWLIPVLPLFGAVLTGLGLISFNRTINRLRKPVALLLISCVGAAAVLSYSILFNQLNGAPPVEHLFVWASAGSFVLPMGYVVDPLGAVMLALVTTIALLVLVYSHGYMAHDKGYVRFFTYLALFSSSMLGLIISPNLLEIYVFWELVGMCSYLLVGFWYDRDGAAHAAQKAFVVNRVGDFGLLLGILGLFWATGSFDFQGIADGLQNGLAAGTVAPWAALLLCLLVFMGPMAKSAQFPLHVWLPDAMEGPTPISALIHAATMVAAGVFLVARLDPLYAQFPVVQTVIAVVGTITCFLGASIALTQMDLKKGLAYSTVSQLGYMMLAMGCGAPVAGIFHLVTHAFFKAMLFLGSGSVIHAMEEVVGHEPVLAQDMRLMGGLRKKMPVTSITFFIGCIAISGIPPLAGFWSKDEILGQAFNSYPLLWVVGFLTAGMTAFYMFRLYFLTFEGEFRGNDTAMQAQLLTAAGKDPSEHHAHGGSVHESAWPMAAPLAVLAVPSVLIGLLGTPWNSRFAGLLNPEEAREMAEQFSWGEFLPLAGASVAISVTGITLAVLAYALRRIDLGQLVASRFPAVNAFLANKWYLDVLNDKLFVRGSRKLAREVLEVDAKVVDGVVNLTGLLTLGSGEGLKYLETGRAQFYALIVFAGVIGLVVLFGVIGGPIA; this is encoded by the coding sequence ATGCCCTCGGCCGAGGAACTCGCCTGGCTCATTCCCGTTCTGCCCCTGTTCGGCGCTGTGCTGACCGGGCTGGGATTGATCAGCTTCAACCGCACGATCAACCGGTTGCGCAAACCCGTTGCGCTGCTGTTGATCTCCTGTGTAGGCGCAGCTGCGGTCCTCAGCTACAGCATCCTGTTCAACCAGCTCAACGGCGCCCCGCCGGTCGAGCATCTGTTCGTTTGGGCCAGTGCCGGCAGCTTCGTTCTGCCGATGGGCTACGTGGTGGATCCACTCGGGGCGGTGATGCTGGCGCTGGTCACCACCATCGCCCTGTTGGTGCTGGTGTATTCCCACGGCTACATGGCCCACGACAAGGGCTATGTGCGCTTCTTCACCTACCTGGCGCTATTCAGCAGCTCCATGCTGGGACTGATCATCAGCCCCAATCTCCTGGAGATCTACGTCTTCTGGGAACTGGTGGGCATGTGCTCCTACCTATTGGTGGGCTTCTGGTATGACCGCGACGGTGCTGCCCACGCTGCTCAGAAGGCCTTTGTGGTGAACCGGGTTGGTGACTTCGGCCTGCTGCTGGGCATCCTTGGCCTGTTCTGGGCCACCGGAAGCTTCGATTTCCAAGGAATCGCCGATGGCCTGCAAAACGGCCTAGCCGCCGGAACGGTTGCGCCATGGGCAGCACTGCTGCTCTGTCTGCTGGTGTTCATGGGTCCGATGGCCAAGTCGGCCCAATTCCCCCTCCACGTCTGGCTGCCAGATGCCATGGAGGGTCCGACGCCGATCTCTGCTCTGATTCACGCCGCCACGATGGTGGCCGCAGGGGTGTTCCTGGTCGCCCGCCTCGATCCCCTCTACGCCCAGTTCCCCGTCGTACAAACCGTGATCGCCGTTGTTGGCACGATCACCTGCTTCCTGGGGGCCTCCATTGCCCTCACCCAAATGGACCTCAAGAAGGGTCTGGCCTACAGCACCGTCTCTCAACTCGGCTACATGATGTTGGCCATGGGTTGCGGAGCCCCGGTTGCCGGCATCTTCCACCTGGTGACCCACGCCTTCTTCAAGGCGATGTTGTTCCTGGGATCAGGCTCTGTCATTCACGCGATGGAGGAGGTGGTGGGCCACGAGCCCGTTCTCGCCCAGGACATGCGCCTGATGGGAGGCCTGCGCAAGAAGATGCCCGTCACCTCGATCACCTTCTTCATCGGCTGCATCGCCATCAGTGGCATCCCCCCCCTGGCTGGCTTCTGGAGCAAGGACGAAATTCTTGGTCAAGCCTTCAACAGCTACCCGCTGCTCTGGGTGGTGGGCTTCCTGACGGCGGGAATGACGGCCTTCTACATGTTCCGCCTCTATTTCCTCACCTTTGAAGGGGAGTTCCGCGGCAATGACACCGCCATGCAGGCCCAGCTGCTGACCGCAGCCGGCAAAGATCCTTCCGAGCACCACGCCCATGGCGGCAGCGTGCATGAGTCGGCCTGGCCGATGGCGGCACCCTTGGCGGTTCTGGCGGTGCCTTCTGTTCTGATTGGCCTGCTGGGCACCCCCTGGAACAGCCGCTTCGCAGGCCTTCTCAATCCCGAAGAAGCCCGCGAAATGGCCGAACAGTTCAGCTGGGGCGAGTTTCTGCCCCTGGCGGGTGCCTCCGTGGCCATCTCCGTTACCGGTATCACCCTGGCTGTTCTGGCCTATGCCCTGCGTCGGATCGATCTGGGGCAACTTGTAGCAAGCCGATTCCCGGCGGTGAATGCCTTCCTCGCCAACAAGTGGTATCTCGATGTGCTGAACGACAAGCTGTTTGTGCGGGGTAGCCGCAAACTGGCGCGGGAGGTTCTCGAGGTGGACGCCAAAGTGGTGGACGGCGTGGTGAATCTCACCGGACTACTGACCCTCGGCAGCGGAGAAGGTCTCAAATATCTCGAGACCGGACGGGCCCAGTTTTATGCCCTGATTGTGTTCGCCGGCGTGATCGGCCTAGTGGTGCTGTTCGGCGTGATCGGCGGTCCAATCGCTTAG
- a CDS encoding NAD(P)H-quinone oxidoreductase subunit 4, with the protein MFEFAVAGLGEPVQATVPWLSLSILVPIVGALLVPLVPDEGDGKKVRWYALIVTLITFLITVAAYLTGYDPSLSGLQLSERVSWLPDLGLTWAVGADGLSMPLILLTSFITTLACLAAWPVSFKPRLFYFLLLAMDGGQIAVFAVQDMLLFFLAWELELIPVYLLLAIWGGKKRQYAATKFILYTAGSSLFILLAALAMGFFGGGTPSFEYTVLAAKDFGTGFQLLCYAGLLIAFGVKLPIVPLHTWLPDAHGEATAPVHMLLAGILLKMGGYALLRFNCELLPAAHSQFAPLLIVLGVVNIIYAALTSFAQRNLKRKIAYSSISHMGFVLIGVGSFSALGTSGAMLQMISHGLIGASLFFLVGATYDRTHTLQLDEMGGIGQKMRIMFALWTVCALASLALPGMSGFVSELMVFAGFATDEAYTLPFRVVICGLAAVGVILTPIYLLSMLREIFFGKEKEELVSHTNLVDAEPREVYIIGCLLVPIIGIGLYPKLMTDSYRSSIEALVNRNLGAMEQVISPTAPLIRGQAPVPAVIQAPAVGAS; encoded by the coding sequence GTGTTCGAATTCGCAGTCGCCGGACTTGGCGAGCCGGTGCAGGCCACAGTGCCATGGCTGAGCCTATCGATCCTGGTGCCGATCGTGGGTGCTCTGCTGGTTCCCCTCGTTCCTGACGAAGGCGATGGCAAGAAGGTGCGCTGGTACGCCCTGATCGTGACGCTGATCACCTTCCTGATCACCGTTGCGGCGTACCTCACGGGCTATGACCCCAGCCTGAGCGGCCTGCAGCTGTCGGAACGGGTGAGCTGGCTTCCCGATCTGGGGCTCACGTGGGCGGTGGGAGCCGATGGGCTGTCGATGCCGCTGATTTTGCTCACCAGCTTCATCACAACCCTGGCCTGCCTGGCGGCATGGCCGGTGAGTTTCAAGCCGCGCTTGTTTTATTTCCTGCTGCTGGCCATGGACGGCGGCCAGATCGCCGTCTTCGCCGTGCAGGACATGCTGCTTTTCTTCTTGGCCTGGGAGCTGGAACTGATCCCGGTGTATTTGCTGCTGGCCATCTGGGGCGGCAAGAAACGCCAGTACGCCGCCACCAAATTCATCCTCTACACCGCCGGCAGTTCCCTGTTCATCCTGTTGGCCGCTCTGGCCATGGGCTTCTTCGGCGGCGGCACCCCCAGCTTTGAGTACACCGTTCTTGCGGCCAAAGACTTCGGCACAGGCTTTCAACTGCTCTGCTACGCCGGGCTCTTGATCGCCTTTGGCGTGAAACTGCCGATCGTGCCCCTACACACCTGGCTGCCGGACGCCCATGGCGAAGCCACAGCACCGGTGCACATGCTCTTGGCCGGCATCCTGCTGAAGATGGGGGGCTATGCCCTGCTGCGCTTCAACTGTGAGCTGCTGCCAGCAGCTCACTCCCAGTTCGCCCCACTGCTGATCGTGCTGGGGGTGGTGAACATCATCTACGCCGCCCTCACCTCCTTCGCCCAGCGCAACCTCAAGCGCAAGATCGCCTACAGCTCGATCAGCCACATGGGCTTCGTGCTGATCGGCGTGGGCAGCTTCAGTGCCTTGGGCACCAGTGGCGCCATGCTGCAGATGATCAGCCACGGCTTGATCGGCGCCAGCTTGTTCTTCCTCGTGGGTGCCACCTACGACCGCACCCACACCCTTCAGCTGGATGAGATGGGAGGCATTGGCCAGAAGATGCGAATCATGTTCGCGCTCTGGACGGTGTGTGCCCTCGCATCCCTGGCCCTGCCAGGCATGAGCGGATTCGTTAGTGAATTGATGGTGTTCGCTGGTTTCGCGACGGATGAGGCCTACACCCTGCCTTTCCGCGTGGTGATCTGCGGGCTGGCCGCTGTGGGCGTGATCCTCACACCGATCTACCTGCTCTCGATGCTGCGGGAAATCTTCTTCGGCAAAGAGAAGGAGGAGCTGGTGTCCCACACCAACCTCGTGGATGCAGAGCCGCGCGAGGTGTACATCATTGGCTGCCTGCTGGTGCCGATCATCGGAATCGGGCTCTACCCCAAGCTGATGACCGACAGCTACCGCAGCTCGATTGAAGCCCTGGTAAACCGCAACCTGGGTGCCATGGAACAGGTGATCTCACCGACGGCCCCTTTAATTCGAGGCCAGGCACCGGTTCCTGCGGTCATCCAGGCCCCTGCCGTGGGCGCGTCATAA
- a CDS encoding lipopolysaccharide assembly protein LapA domain-containing protein — protein MRQINFGLIFSFGLITVFFTLANTNPTTVHVLPGVEYTLPLAGLLLLAAGMGAVSAWFFAAWTGMLNNVEQFSKANEYEAQQVRIQELETDLNRYRSTVETQLGLLPATTVSASSAESDDSDEAEVTDASSAA, from the coding sequence ATGCGTCAGATCAACTTCGGCCTGATCTTTAGCTTCGGCCTGATCACGGTGTTCTTCACCCTGGCGAACACCAATCCCACGACGGTTCACGTGTTGCCCGGGGTCGAGTACACCCTGCCGTTGGCGGGTCTTCTGCTGCTGGCAGCGGGAATGGGAGCCGTCTCAGCCTGGTTCTTCGCCGCCTGGACCGGCATGCTCAACAACGTTGAACAATTCAGCAAGGCGAACGAATACGAAGCACAGCAGGTGCGCATCCAGGAACTGGAGACCGACCTCAACCGCTACCGCTCCACCGTTGAAACCCAGCTGGGTCTCCTCCCCGCGACCACCGTGAGCGCGAGCAGCGCTGAGAGCGACGACAGCGATGAAGCAGAGGTCACCGATGCCAGCAGTGCGGCTTAA
- a CDS encoding segregation/condensation protein A — protein MLQVAPKDGADAGARLAIRLLQDAAERGDLDPWDVDVIAVIDGFLDQLRQRIEVPGQVAAVLTGRGGSYERDLAESSEAFLAASVLVGLKAEMLETSMLPPPPEVEDHFDADFDEQGWLDPAFDLPRRPERHLQRRPVAPPPLRRPVTLGELIEQLESIAEQLESDELEARRRKRQKRYSNREAIAQVAGLAHREKLPETTAALGVFLNGWETALDWVGFDQLVEHWEVAAAADLDRDRVGVFWALLFLSSQGRVELEQEGWLHGPLRLKFIPASGTATQLPIRSLQVPDPSPTRTVVAA, from the coding sequence TTGCTCCAGGTGGCCCCCAAAGACGGCGCTGATGCTGGAGCTCGCCTTGCGATTCGGCTGCTACAAGACGCAGCGGAGCGGGGAGATCTCGATCCCTGGGATGTGGATGTAATCGCCGTCATCGACGGCTTTCTGGATCAACTCCGGCAACGCATCGAAGTTCCCGGGCAGGTGGCAGCCGTCCTTACCGGACGGGGGGGCAGCTACGAGCGGGACCTGGCCGAAAGTAGCGAAGCCTTCCTGGCCGCCTCCGTGCTGGTGGGCCTCAAGGCGGAGATGCTCGAAACCAGCATGCTTCCGCCACCTCCCGAAGTCGAAGATCACTTCGACGCCGACTTCGATGAGCAAGGTTGGCTGGATCCGGCCTTTGATCTTCCCCGACGGCCGGAACGCCATCTGCAGCGGCGTCCCGTAGCGCCACCGCCGTTACGTCGCCCCGTCACCCTTGGGGAGCTGATCGAACAGCTGGAATCGATTGCCGAGCAGCTGGAATCAGACGAACTCGAGGCGCGCCGCCGTAAACGGCAGAAGCGCTACAGCAACCGTGAAGCCATCGCCCAGGTGGCCGGGCTGGCCCACCGCGAAAAGCTTCCGGAAACAACCGCAGCACTGGGAGTGTTTCTCAACGGTTGGGAGACCGCCCTGGACTGGGTGGGCTTCGATCAACTGGTGGAGCATTGGGAGGTGGCCGCCGCCGCGGACCTGGACCGTGACCGCGTCGGGGTGTTCTGGGCACTGCTATTTCTCTCCTCCCAAGGCCGGGTTGAGCTGGAGCAGGAGGGTTGGCTGCACGGTCCGCTGCGACTGAAATTCATCCCCGCGAGTGGCACTGCAACGCAACTGCCGATCCGCAGCCTTCAGGTGCCAGATCCGTCGCCGACCCGGACGGTCGTGGCGGCCTAA
- a CDS encoding NDP-sugar synthase, which translates to MKAMILAAGKGTRVQPITHVIPKPMIPILQKPVMEFLLELLKEHGFTEVMVNVSHLAEEIENYFRDGQRFGVEIAYSFEGRIEDGELIGSALGSAGGLKKIQDFQHFFDDTFVVLCGDALIDLDLSEAVRKHREKGAIASLVTKRVPKDQVSSYGVVVTDDQNRISSFQEKPSVDEALSDTINTGIYIFEPEIFEHIPSGQSFDIGSDLFPKLAELGAPFYAIPMDFEWVDIGKVPDYWQAIRSVLMGDVRQVGVPGKEVRPGVYTGLNVAANWDKINVSGPVYVGGMTKIEDGATIVGPTMIGPSCHICEGATVDNSIIFDYSRIGPGVQLLEKLVFGRYCVGKDGDHFDLQEASLDWLITDARRQDLVEPSPQQKAMAELLGTDLTQAAS; encoded by the coding sequence ATGAAGGCGATGATTCTGGCGGCTGGTAAGGGGACGCGGGTCCAACCAATCACCCATGTGATCCCCAAGCCGATGATTCCGATCCTGCAGAAGCCGGTGATGGAATTTCTGCTGGAACTGCTCAAGGAGCACGGTTTCACCGAAGTGATGGTGAACGTCTCCCACCTGGCCGAAGAGATTGAAAATTACTTCCGAGATGGCCAGCGTTTCGGGGTTGAGATTGCCTACAGCTTTGAAGGACGGATTGAAGACGGTGAACTGATCGGTAGTGCCCTGGGATCCGCTGGCGGGCTTAAAAAAATCCAGGATTTCCAGCATTTCTTTGACGACACCTTCGTGGTGCTCTGCGGAGATGCGCTGATCGACCTTGATCTCAGCGAAGCGGTACGCAAGCACCGGGAAAAGGGTGCGATCGCCAGCCTCGTCACCAAACGGGTCCCCAAGGATCAGGTGAGCAGCTACGGCGTTGTGGTCACCGATGACCAGAACAGAATCTCAAGCTTCCAGGAAAAGCCCAGCGTCGACGAAGCCCTCAGCGACACGATCAACACCGGCATCTACATCTTCGAGCCGGAGATCTTTGAGCACATCCCTTCGGGGCAGTCCTTCGACATCGGCTCGGATCTATTCCCGAAACTGGCCGAGCTCGGTGCCCCCTTTTATGCCATCCCGATGGATTTCGAATGGGTGGATATCGGCAAGGTTCCCGATTACTGGCAAGCCATCCGCAGCGTGTTGATGGGTGACGTTCGTCAGGTGGGCGTCCCCGGCAAGGAGGTGCGCCCCGGGGTTTACACCGGTCTGAATGTGGCCGCCAACTGGGACAAGATCAACGTCAGCGGCCCCGTCTACGTGGGCGGCATGACCAAGATCGAAGATGGCGCGACGATCGTTGGTCCCACCATGATCGGCCCCAGCTGCCACATCTGTGAGGGCGCCACGGTCGATAACTCGATCATTTTCGACTACTCACGCATCGGCCCCGGCGTGCAGCTGCTGGAGAAACTGGTGTTCGGGCGCTACTGCGTGGGCAAGGACGGCGATCACTTCGACCTGCAGGAGGCCTCCCTCGACTGGCTGATCACCGATGCCCGTCGTCAGGACCTGGTGGAGCCTTCACCCCAGCAGAAAGCCATGGCGGAGCTGCTGGGTACCGACCTCACCCAGGCAGCGAGCTGA
- a CDS encoding methylenetetrahydrofolate reductase, which translates to MDRDLRTALQRAIEAGDQVLTAEVMPPRGADPTHMLAMAASLQGRVHAVNVTDGSRAVMRMSSLASCKLLLEAGLEPVLQMACRDRNRIALQSDLLGAHALGIRNLLCLTGDPVRAGDQADARPVNEFESVKLLQQVEALNRGVDPVQGTLPDGATTLFAGCAADPQSRSWSGLQRRLQRKQAAGARFVQTQMVMDPEALERFQRELAGPLGLPVLAGVFLLKSAKNARFINRVVPGACIPDALIHRLECAENPAMEGVAIAAEQVKRYLGIVRGVHLMAIKAEERIPMILDLAGLSSLPG; encoded by the coding sequence ATGGATCGAGATTTGAGGACGGCGCTGCAGCGCGCAATTGAGGCCGGGGATCAGGTGCTCACGGCCGAGGTGATGCCTCCGCGCGGAGCCGATCCGACGCACATGCTGGCCATGGCCGCATCGCTGCAAGGCCGTGTCCATGCGGTGAATGTGACCGATGGCAGTCGGGCTGTGATGCGGATGAGCAGCCTCGCCTCCTGCAAGTTGCTGCTTGAGGCCGGTCTGGAACCGGTGTTGCAGATGGCCTGCCGGGATCGCAATCGCATCGCCCTTCAGTCCGACCTGCTCGGGGCCCATGCGCTGGGGATCCGCAACCTGTTGTGTCTCACTGGTGATCCGGTGCGGGCGGGTGATCAGGCGGATGCACGGCCGGTCAATGAGTTTGAGTCCGTGAAGCTGTTGCAGCAGGTGGAAGCCCTCAATCGGGGCGTGGATCCCGTGCAGGGCACCCTGCCGGATGGGGCGACCACGCTGTTTGCCGGGTGTGCCGCTGACCCACAATCCAGGAGTTGGAGCGGTCTCCAGCGTCGGTTGCAGCGCAAGCAGGCGGCGGGAGCCCGCTTCGTTCAAACCCAGATGGTGATGGACCCTGAAGCGCTCGAGCGCTTCCAGCGCGAGCTGGCCGGCCCCCTGGGTCTGCCCGTGCTCGCTGGCGTGTTCCTGCTGAAGTCAGCCAAGAATGCCCGGTTCATCAACCGCGTTGTTCCGGGAGCCTGCATCCCCGATGCGTTGATCCATCGGCTTGAGTGCGCCGAGAATCCAGCCATGGAGGGCGTGGCCATCGCCGCTGAACAGGTGAAGCGCTATCTCGGCATCGTGCGTGGTGTGCACCTGATGGCGATCAAGGCGGAGGAACGCATCCCGATGATCCTTGATCTCGCCGGACTCAGCTCGCTGCCTGGGTGA